In Ruminococcaceae bacterium BL-4, one DNA window encodes the following:
- a CDS encoding putative membrane transporter protein (Evidence 3 : Putative function from multiple computational evidences), which translates to MNVLLFLCPALFLSGFVDSVAGGGGLISMPAILLTGLPLQQVYGINKFTAASGTTFSAIRYFRHGAVDIKIALLSACGAFLASSFSSRAVLFLPERLLKGALLCLMPIVVVLILMKKKGNDTNRSTEIPIKKRYLMGFLIGMIVGCYDGLFGPGTGTIAILVYCYLMKYDMKTAGGNAKILNLASNYAALVTYILAGTINYAIAVPAACCCIVGNLIGSGLALKKGSVVIRPIMLVVAALLIGKTVMDFF; encoded by the coding sequence TTGAATGTGCTGCTTTTTTTATGCCCGGCACTATTTCTTTCCGGATTTGTTGATTCAGTTGCTGGTGGCGGCGGCCTAATCTCTATGCCCGCAATTCTGTTGACGGGACTCCCTCTGCAACAAGTTTATGGGATTAATAAATTTACTGCGGCAAGCGGAACCACTTTTTCAGCGATTCGCTATTTTCGCCACGGTGCTGTTGATATCAAAATTGCATTGCTCTCGGCTTGTGGTGCTTTTCTTGCTTCTTCTTTTTCCTCCCGAGCAGTTCTGTTTCTTCCGGAACGTCTTTTAAAGGGAGCGCTACTCTGTCTGATGCCGATTGTTGTTGTACTGATTTTAATGAAAAAGAAAGGCAACGACACAAATCGCTCCACAGAAATTCCCATTAAAAAAAGGTATCTCATGGGATTTTTAATTGGAATGATTGTCGGTTGTTACGATGGACTTTTTGGACCCGGCACAGGAACAATCGCAATTTTAGTTTATTGCTATCTGATGAAATACGATATGAAAACTGCGGGTGGAAATGCCAAAATTTTAAATCTTGCCTCAAACTACGCAGCACTTGTCACTTATATCCTTGCTGGAACGATCAATTATGCAATCGCAGTTCCCGCTGCATGCTGCTGCATCGTCGGGAATCTAATTGGTTCCGGCTTGGCTCTAAAAAAGGGCAGCGTGGTTATTCGCCCCATCATGCTGGTCGTTGCCGCTTTACTGATCGGCAAAACCGTAATGGATTTCTTTTAA
- a CDS encoding LysR family transcriptional regulator, with protein sequence MNSLDRLYVLTIAHEKNFSRAAAKLYISQPALSAYIIKLEKGLGCRLFDRNTFPLSLTSEGQAFVDCASKEETLEKELGDYLSDLTNLEAGCLSIGGSQFFCTCFLPPILTDYARRYPKISISLVEDGYPALKMMLGEGTVDCVLDYETQKAQNLTVLPLHQEQIFLALPPHSPRNQIFTKACLTKEQILSGYYLQPDCPKVPLSAFREEEFLFLNQEHDLYDRSQKLCSNAGFHPKIKMFLNQTLTAFALTSADFGASFISDTVIRCGNFEKIPPIYKIDDQDACRFLSAICKKNRYISKALQRFLDLTAERLKE encoded by the coding sequence ATGAATTCCCTGGATCGACTTTATGTTTTGACAATTGCACACGAAAAAAATTTTTCTCGTGCCGCTGCAAAACTTTATATCTCTCAGCCTGCATTGAGTGCTTACATTATAAAACTGGAAAAAGGGCTTGGCTGTCGTCTGTTCGATCGTAATACATTTCCTTTGTCTTTGACTTCAGAGGGACAAGCTTTTGTAGATTGCGCCAGTAAAGAAGAGACGCTTGAAAAAGAATTAGGAGATTATCTTTCGGATTTGACAAATCTTGAAGCAGGATGCCTTTCGATTGGTGGTTCACAGTTTTTTTGTACCTGCTTTCTGCCGCCGATTCTTACGGATTATGCGAGACGCTATCCGAAAATTTCAATTTCGCTGGTAGAAGATGGATATCCTGCGCTCAAAATGATGCTGGGAGAAGGAACCGTTGACTGCGTGCTTGATTATGAAACACAGAAGGCACAAAATTTAACAGTGCTGCCGTTGCATCAAGAGCAAATCTTTTTGGCACTGCCGCCGCATTCTCCCAGAAATCAGATTTTTACAAAAGCCTGTCTTACGAAAGAACAGATTTTATCCGGATATTATTTACAGCCGGATTGCCCAAAAGTGCCGCTTTCTGCATTTAGGGAGGAAGAATTTCTGTTTCTTAATCAGGAACACGATCTTTATGATCGATCACAAAAACTTTGCAGCAATGCAGGGTTCCACCCCAAAATTAAGATGTTTTTAAATCAGACACTTACGGCTTTTGCACTGACTTCGGCGGATTTTGGAGCTTCTTTTATCAGCGACACCGTTATTCGATGCGGAAATTTTGAAAAGATTCCGCCTATTTATAAGATTGATGATCAGGACGCCTGCCGTTTTCTTTCTGCCATTTGTAAAAAGAATCGGTATATTTCGAAGGCTTTGCAACGATTTTTGGATTTAACTGCAGAACGGCTTAAAGAGTAA
- a CDS encoding conserved protein of unknown function (Evidence 4 : Unknown function but conserved in other organisms) encodes MILTTTENIPGKSYQIVGLVRGSTIQCKNIGRDIGSSFKNLVGGEMKSYTEMMNQAREIATQRMIDNAQQQGADAIVCMRYASSSIMQGAAEVIAYGTGVKFC; translated from the coding sequence ATGATTTTAACAACAACAGAAAATATTCCAGGGAAAAGTTATCAAATCGTCGGCCTAGTACGTGGAAGCACGATTCAGTGTAAAAATATTGGCCGTGATATTGGCTCCAGCTTTAAGAATCTGGTAGGCGGCGAAATGAAATCCTATACCGAGATGATGAATCAGGCTCGTGAAATTGCAACGCAGCGTATGATAGACAATGCACAACAACAGGGTGCCGATGCAATTGTCTGCATGCGGTACGCCTCCTCCTCAATTATGCAGGGCGCAGCTGAAGTAATTGCTTATGGTACTGGAGTCAAATTCTGCTAA
- the infC gene encoding initiation factor IF-3 (Evidence 2a : Function from experimental evidences in other organisms; PubMedId : 12682299, 17289755, 21843271, 22720735; Product type f : factor), which translates to MVDSNGGQLGIMPAAKALELAYEEDLDLVKIAPQAKPPVCKIIDYGKYRFELAKREKEARKNQHIVEIKEVRLSLNIDVHDFETKKSHAQRFLKEGNKVKVSIRFRGREMGHPAQGYEVMRHFAETLVEVANVEKPAKLEGRNMLMFLAPKPAK; encoded by the coding sequence GTGGTCGATTCAAATGGCGGACAGCTTGGAATTATGCCCGCAGCAAAAGCGCTGGAGCTTGCTTACGAAGAGGATCTGGATTTGGTGAAGATTGCGCCGCAAGCAAAACCGCCAGTATGTAAGATCATCGATTATGGAAAGTACCGCTTTGAGCTGGCAAAACGGGAGAAAGAAGCCCGCAAAAATCAGCATATCGTAGAAATTAAAGAAGTTCGCCTTTCTCTTAATATTGATGTTCATGATTTTGAAACGAAAAAGAGTCATGCGCAGCGCTTCTTAAAAGAGGGCAATAAAGTAAAAGTTTCGATCCGTTTCCGTGGACGTGAGATGGGACATCCCGCGCAGGGGTATGAAGTCATGCGCCATTTTGCAGAGACTCTGGTCGAAGTTGCAAATGTGGAAAAACCAGCTAAGCTGGAGGGCCGCAATATGCTGATGTTCCTTGCACCAAAGCCCGCCAAATAA
- the rpmI gene encoding ribosomal protein L35 (Evidence 2a : Function from experimental evidences in other organisms; PubMedId : 8722036, 12682299, 17289755, 21843271, 23002217, 23611891, 24335279; Product type s : structure), protein MPKIKTHSGAKKRFKLSKNGKVIRAYANKSHLLNGHGKSPKRKRGLRGTRVADRTNVAAVKMMIPYK, encoded by the coding sequence ATGCCTAAGATCAAGACGCATTCCGGCGCAAAAAAGCGCTTCAAGCTTTCCAAAAACGGTAAGGTCATTCGTGCCTATGCCAATAAATCCCATCTTTTGAACGGTCACGGCAAGAGCCCAAAGAGAAAACGTGGGCTGCGCGGTACTCGTGTAGCGGATAGAACAAATGTAGCGGCCGTTAAAATGATGATTCCTTATAAATAA
- the rplT gene encoding ribosomal protein L20 (Evidence 2a : Function from experimental evidences in other organisms; PubMedId : 12682299, 17289755, 21843271, 23611891; Product type s : structure), producing the protein MARVKGAMMTRKRRKKILKLAKGYWGSKSKHFKMAKQAVMKSGNYAFAGRKARKRDFRRLWITRISAACRMNDVTYSRFMNGLKRAGINLNRKMLSEIAVADEAAFKSLVEQAKAAL; encoded by the coding sequence ATGGCAAGAGTCAAGGGCGCAATGATGACGCGCAAAAGAAGAAAGAAGATTTTAAAGCTAGCAAAAGGCTATTGGGGAAGTAAATCAAAGCATTTTAAGATGGCTAAACAGGCCGTTATGAAATCCGGAAACTATGCATTTGCAGGACGTAAAGCCCGTAAACGCGATTTTCGCCGTTTGTGGATCACTCGTATTTCTGCAGCATGCCGGATGAATGATGTCACTTACAGCAGATTTATGAATGGCCTCAAAAGGGCCGGCATCAATCTAAATCGTAAAATGTTGTCGGAAATTGCAGTCGCTGATGAAGCTGCTTTTAAGAGCCTTGTGGAGCAAGCAAAAGCCGCTCTCTAA
- a CDS encoding SpoU_methylase domain-containing protein, with protein sequence MIETLITSRKNEMISHTAKLLSGAAARREQGAFLCEGARLCKDAATSGMQIQKAFYTAHAAEKYAPYLAKIREKAEQVYEISPHIAPLLSDTKQPQGIFCVCTLPCESKQTEIFLQTKASGCVVALEEIQDPANLGTVLRTAEALGEKAVLLCGKGCDPYSPKVLRGSMGAVFRLPMISIPNFAEAAPLLKKCGWTLWAAVPDSNALKVTKADFSKPSVMAVGNEGNGLSKETIALCQSVTIPMLGRAESLNASASAAILLWEMMRGGASRG encoded by the coding sequence ATGATAGAAACTTTAATTACCAGTCGAAAAAATGAGATGATTTCGCACACAGCAAAACTTTTATCGGGAGCTGCGGCGCGTCGTGAGCAAGGAGCTTTTCTTTGCGAAGGCGCACGGCTTTGCAAAGATGCAGCTACAAGCGGGATGCAGATTCAAAAAGCTTTTTATACTGCTCATGCGGCAGAAAAGTATGCTCCTTATCTTGCTAAAATCCGTGAAAAAGCAGAGCAGGTTTATGAGATTTCTCCGCATATTGCGCCGCTTTTATCTGATACCAAACAGCCGCAGGGGATTTTTTGTGTCTGTACGCTTCCCTGTGAATCAAAGCAGACAGAAATTTTCCTACAGACAAAAGCTTCGGGCTGTGTAGTTGCTTTAGAAGAAATTCAGGATCCGGCAAATCTAGGAACGGTCCTTAGAACAGCAGAGGCGCTGGGAGAAAAAGCAGTTTTACTTTGTGGAAAAGGCTGCGATCCCTATTCTCCCAAGGTACTTCGGGGCAGTATGGGAGCGGTTTTTCGCCTCCCAATGATTTCAATTCCAAATTTCGCAGAAGCAGCGCCGCTTTTAAAAAAATGTGGGTGGACTCTTTGGGCTGCAGTCCCAGATTCTAATGCACTCAAGGTGACAAAAGCTGATTTTTCGAAGCCTTCTGTTATGGCAGTTGGAAATGAAGGGAATGGCCTTTCTAAAGAGACAATTGCTCTTTGTCAGTCGGTTACGATCCCAATGCTGGGGCGTGCAGAGTCTTTAAATGCCTCTGCGAGTGCGGCAATTCTGCTTTGGGAAATGATGCGGGGGGGAGCTTCCCGTGGATAA
- the dprA gene encoding DNA-processing protein A: MDNQVYWVWMQQAISSGGGKLRPILERYGSLKAFYEAGEKDWRIESSIGRSELQKLRNFSIEQAKNQIEKAYAAGQKLICYEDEEYPQCLREIYDAPLVLYYQGTFPDLSHIPAIAIVGTRKSTENGRRITRSFARSLAKAGVIIVSGGAMGIDQSAHRGAIEGEGKTISVLGCGIDFPYLMGSAPLRKEISEHGALVSEYPPGTPSLAAHFPVRNRIISGLSVGVLVVEAAAHSGSLITARDALEQNRDVYAVPGGLESTFSEGTNQLIKDGATLVTSAEDILKDLESRFNWTRELSDSPLDKAALAAPEGLSPDGESVYKVLTRMPQHISVLQEKTGLPVAKLMAALTELEIRDAATECENNRYKRAEQEL; the protein is encoded by the coding sequence GTGGATAATCAGGTTTATTGGGTTTGGATGCAGCAGGCGATCAGTTCCGGAGGAGGAAAGCTCCGGCCGATTTTAGAACGCTATGGCAGCTTGAAAGCTTTTTATGAAGCGGGAGAAAAAGACTGGAGAATAGAATCTTCGATTGGACGCTCAGAACTACAAAAGCTTCGGAATTTTTCGATAGAACAAGCGAAAAATCAAATTGAAAAAGCGTATGCAGCGGGGCAGAAATTAATTTGTTACGAAGATGAGGAATATCCGCAGTGTCTTCGCGAAATTTATGATGCACCACTGGTCCTTTATTATCAGGGAACTTTTCCGGACCTGAGTCATATCCCAGCAATCGCAATCGTCGGTACACGGAAATCAACAGAAAATGGTCGCCGGATCACCCGAAGTTTTGCGCGCAGTCTTGCAAAAGCCGGTGTCATCATTGTCAGTGGTGGTGCTATGGGAATTGACCAAAGTGCTCATCGGGGCGCAATAGAAGGCGAAGGAAAGACAATTTCTGTGCTTGGCTGCGGAATTGATTTTCCTTATTTAATGGGGAGTGCTCCCCTGCGAAAAGAAATTTCAGAGCACGGAGCACTCGTATCCGAATATCCACCGGGAACACCTTCTTTAGCTGCCCATTTTCCAGTTAGAAATCGGATTATTTCAGGACTTTCTGTGGGAGTCTTGGTGGTGGAAGCCGCAGCTCACAGCGGCTCGCTGATTACGGCGAGAGATGCACTGGAACAGAACCGAGATGTCTATGCTGTTCCGGGAGGGCTTGAGAGCACTTTCTCAGAGGGTACCAATCAGTTGATTAAAGATGGAGCAACCTTGGTTACGAGTGCGGAAGATATTCTAAAGGATTTGGAATCTCGCTTTAATTGGACTCGGGAGCTATCGGATTCTCCTTTGGACAAGGCTGCTTTGGCAGCACCGGAAGGACTTTCTCCAGATGGGGAAAGCGTATATAAAGTACTTACCCGTATGCCGCAGCATATTTCGGTGCTGCAGGAAAAAACTGGTCTGCCGGTTGCAAAACTGATGGCGGCGCTCACTGAACTTGAAATTCGGGATGCAGCCACAGAATGCGAAAATAATCGCTATAAAAGAGCGGAGCAGGAGTTGTAA